The proteins below are encoded in one region of Helianthus annuus cultivar XRQ/B chromosome 2, HanXRQr2.0-SUNRISE, whole genome shotgun sequence:
- the LOC110892848 gene encoding uncharacterized protein LOC110892848: MTFRDINIGVTDEDIPVATAKTVDCNMHACVVSEPASGLWRMFEPDFKGKVELIPVELREGFNLEIVGNFRVPKRDVLQEPVPEGEKAILADLGKFEKRIPKKHVEKKQVKKTARCRGKEKAEGSVAPPPGSQAAEPEDAVYSLFDAPFSPSHTTAAGAGVPKEPAAPSVKVVPDPPIQVEETVEKTATQIFDTVDSSNNLISPTDGDGLDLRFSDAGKQKTDAEPQKSSAGEKVTGSSSGGVGYDGSPIQPRESELEYYYRTYTQDRNYKVLGRREEEAARLRAEAEELVKAARTGAEQLKRDRAAFDKQKQTAEWAELMNVKAANVALGKEKAAAEVIAVKAQQAEARAAEVQTREVAVTDLTARMTAAEERANAAVEARDALTSSFNQLEADREWMRSHGIARVSIPCLYICLD; encoded by the exons ATGACTTTCCGGGATATCAATATTGGTGTCactgatgaagatattcctgttgccacTGCGAAGACTgtggactg TAATATGCATGCATGTGTTGTATCAGAGCCTGCGAGTGgtctgtggaggatgtttgagcccgatttcaaGGGCAAAGTTGAGTTGATTCCGGTTGAGCTACGGGAAGGTTTTAATCTGGAAATTGTTGGCAACTTCCGCGTACCCAAACGTGATGTGTTGCAGGAACCCGTGCCAGAAGGCGAAAAAG CTATCCTTGCGGACTTGGGGAAGTTTGAAAAGCGCATCCCCAAGAAGCATGTGGAGAAGAAGCAGGTGAAGAAAACCGCGCGGTGTCGTGGTAAGGAGAAAGCTGAGGGCTCAGTTGCCCCTCCTCCGGGGTCCcaggccgcag AACCCGAAGATGCAGTATATTCTCTCTTTGATGCTCCTTTTTCTCCCTCGCATACCACAGCTGCGGGTGCGGGGGTACCAAAGGAGCCTGCGGCACCTTCTGTCAAGGTGGTTCCTGATCCCCCCATACAGGTGGAGGAAACGGTGGAGAAGACTGCTAcccagatttttgatactgtGGATTCCTCCAACAACCTGATCAGCCCAACTGATGGTGATGggttggacttgaggttttcagatgctGGGAAGCAGAAAacggatgctgagccgcagaaatcttctgctggtgagaaggttacCGGCTCTTCTTCCGGTGGTGTGGGTTATGATGGGTCTCCAATTCAGCCtcgggagtctgaattggagtattattaccgcacctacACGCAGGATCGAA attacaaggtgctAGGCCGCAGGGAAGAAGAAGCTGCTCGTTTGCGGGCCGAAGCAGAGgagttggtgaaggctgctcgtacgggtgcggagcagcttaaAAGAGATAGAGCTGCTTTTGATAAGCAGAAACAGACTGCggagtgggct GAGTTGATGAATGTCAAGGCGGCGAACGTTGCCTTAGGCAAAGAGAAGGCTGCAGCTGAGGTGATTGCGGTTAAAGCGCAGCAGGCGGAGGCCCGGGCt GCTGAAGTTcagacccgggaggtcgcggttacagacctcaCAGCCCGCATGACTGCAGCGGAAGAGCGGGCTAATGCTGCTGTTGAGGCCAGAGATGCTctgacctcttcgtttaaccaaCTGGAGGCTGACCGTGAATGGATGCGGAGTCAtggcatcgcgcgtgtaagtatcccttgcctttatatttgcttggattag